A stretch of Henckelia pumila isolate YLH828 chromosome 4, ASM3356847v2, whole genome shotgun sequence DNA encodes these proteins:
- the LOC140862425 gene encoding uncharacterized protein produces MEATTFLLEVLAHKWWRSVSAQLIHDQGNALWADFCRLFRQLHFPPALFQAKAIELLNLKQGTMSIDEYQLKFIDLLPYCPHIGTSCEATYDHFLQGLSQEIFDGVTVCDDPTSYEGQVFALNQEQTQADSERMIAGTFNFLINTGASHSFISARFFKRFRLPYVPLDVLVDVSTPMGQEFLAKNLVLGCVLSFQDHQLSAKLMVLAMDDFHCIIGIDLLTTYRTLVDCYQKFVKFRPEGEDAWYFYGEGARPPLPVIFALKACRVLEFGREGYLIYMIDASLEDPDIQEILVVREFLEVLPDEIPSLPPMRDVGFDIELLPGTSPIS; encoded by the exons ATGGAGGCTACTACTTTTCTGTTGGAGGTTCTAGCCCATAAGTGGTGGAGATCCGTGTCCGCTCAGTTGATCCATGATCAGGGCAATGCCTTGTGGGCAGACTTTTGTCGTTTATTCCGTCAGTTGCACTTTCCTCCAGCCCTTTTTCAGGCGAAGGCAATCGAGCTTCttaatctgaagcaagggacgATGTCCATTGATGAGTACCAGTTGAAGTTCATTGATCTTCTTCCTTATTGTCCACATATTGGTACTAGTTGTGAGGCAACGTATGACCATTTCCTCCAGGGTCTGAGCCAGGAGATCTTTGACGGGGTTACTGTTTGTGACGATCCTACATCGTACGAAG GGCAAGTCTTTGCGCTGAATCAGGAGCAGACTCAGGCTGATAGCGAGCGcatgattgcaggtactttCAATTTTTTGATCAACACGGGTGCgtctcattctttcatatcaGCTAGGTTTTTTAAGAGATTTAGACTACCATAtgttcctttagacgtgttagTAGATGTTTCGACTCCTATGGGTCAGGagtttttggctaagaatttagTTTTGGGTTGTGTTTTGAGTTTTCAGGATCATCAGTTGAGTGCTAAGCTGATGGTTTTAGCAATGGATGATTTCCACTGTATCATCGGTATTGACTTATTGACTACCTATAGAACCTTAGTGGATTGTTACCAGAAATTTGTCAAGTTTCGCCCTGAGGGAGAGGatgcatggtatttctatggtgagggagcgcgacccccgctGCCAGTGATTTTTGCTCTGAAAGCTTGTCGTGTTTTAGAGTTTggcagggaaggctaccttatctacatgattgatgcatccttagaggATCCGGACATTCAGGAGATACTAGTGGTCCGCGAGTTTTTGGAAGTGCTTCCTGACGAGATTCCCAGTTTGCCACCTATGCGTGACGTAGGGTTCGACATAGAGTTGTTGCCAGGGACATCACCGATTTCTTGA